GGGTTGAAAGATCAGGCTCTTATCCGCCCCTGGCATGAGGCATTTCTGCTTCACATTGCATACCTGAGCACATCATCAATTGTGTCCACATACTGGACATCAATATCCATCTGGTCTTCAATGTAGTCTTCAGCATCCACGATTTCCGGAACCCTCTCAACAATTGTAAAGCCGCCAACTCTTCTTTCCACCAGTTTGTAAATGACAAGTTCACTGTTTTCCCGGGGCAGAAGGAAGAGAGTTTTTCCTCCGGCTTCTGATGCTTCGGCTTTTTCAAAGACACCGCCTATGGCGCCGACATTGCCTGCAGCATCTATGGTACCTGTAAGGGTTACACTGTCATTAAGCTCAGTTCCGTTGATTGCGGCAACGGTAAGGAGGGTCATGAGAGCACCTGCACTGGACCCGTCAACACCTGGGATTTCATGGTCTGCAGTAATGCTGAAGATAACGTCGCTGCCTGAAAGGGAAACTCCTGTTTCCTGCTGGGCAACAAAGACTGCAGTGTTTGCAGCGTCCTGGAAAATCACACCCATAAGAGGCGTTGTCTGGACAAGTACCCTCCCTTTTCCAGACCTGATCTCAACAGAGATATTGAGAAGGGCTCCCTCTTCAGTAACTACCTGCCGGCTGAAAGGACCTGATCTTCCCGGTTCAATGCTCTGAAAAACGGCAGGTGCCTGAAGACTGGCATAGCCTTCCATACCCGCGGGACAGGCCTGAAGGTTGTTTTCGAGTTCGTAAACCCTCTCACGGTAGAAGTCCAGCTGGGAAGCATAAGAGTTGAGAGACTGGTTATTCTGCGAGATTTGCGTTTCGAGTATTTCGTTTTCCCTTTCAAGGGAATTTATCTGTGCCTGCATTTCCTGGACCTGCTCCCCCTCAACCGGAGTCTGCTCAAATAAAAGAAAATAAGCATTTGCAAATAGAGACAGGACAAGGATAACAGTGATAAGTTTGGATTTCATATAAAGAATTATTTTGCCGCGACTGGTACTTATTTCTTCCTCAGGCTGCCTGAAGAACAGGAAAAGAATATAAAAAGAACATGTTTTACAGCACTGGACTGAAACTTAATGCGGCACGGTAAGTCCGGTTACTCCGGCTGCATGGAAAAACCTGGCTTTTCAG
This window of the Methanosarcina mazei S-6 genome carries:
- a CDS encoding S16 family serine protease, with product MKSKLITVILVLSLFANAYFLLFEQTPVEGEQVQEMQAQINSLERENEILETQISQNNQSLNSYASQLDFYRERVYELENNLQACPAGMEGYASLQAPAVFQSIEPGRSGPFSRQVVTEEGALLNISVEIRSGKGRVLVQTTPLMGVIFQDAANTAVFVAQQETGVSLSGSDVIFSITADHEIPGVDGSSAGALMTLLTVAAINGTELNDSVTLTGTIDAAGNVGAIGGVFEKAEASEAGGKTLFLLPRENSELVIYKLVERRVGGFTIVERVPEIVDAEDYIEDQMDIDVQYVDTIDDVLRYAM